From Temnothorax longispinosus isolate EJ_2023e chromosome 3, Tlon_JGU_v1, whole genome shotgun sequence, one genomic window encodes:
- the LOC139810458 gene encoding uncharacterized protein isoform X1: MQHRGREERVIFAIVSQSSFGIRREMFAPASKYYNVNRLLLLICGLWPYQKSKVRNIQATCYLTILFSFIVLQLTTFIGAECTINLVLKVLSIVLPIIVCILKHGAFFYNNRKMKRLTSLMWYHWTIIQDKREIAILEKYTNFSRRFTIYLLRKDNIDILALGVFTIIIGHIFPVILDIIVPLNSSRPRHFYILVECFVDEEKYFFLLLLHTIVTLAIGMMIILSVGTMLMSYIFHACAMFKIASYRIGDAVTENPIEASSSQKNHAIYKKVINGVHIHQKAIEFADSIVSDLRKPFFVLLSVGVASLALNIFQVFIALSTSNMNELFTTFTFVSAQLCYLYLGNYGGQIVMDHYSEIFNATYDSYWYTAPLRAQRLLLFIMQRTSKNFSFVFGGIFVVSLKGFSTLASMSISYFTVIYSITSR; this comes from the exons ATGCAACATCGTGGAAGGGAGGAAAGAGTAATTTTTGCGATAGTCTCGCAGTCGAGTTTCGGCATTCGAAGAGAGATGTTTGCCCCAGCGAGCAAGTATTATAACGTGAACCGATTGCTTTTGCTAATATGCGGTTTGTGGCCTTATCAGAAGTCAAAGGTCAGAAATATTCAGGCTACATGCTACCTCACCATTTTATTCTCCTTTATAGTGCTCCAG CTTACGACCTTCATCGGCGCAGAATGTACTATAAACCTAGTTCTGAAAGTGCTATCGATCGTTCTTCCTATAATTGTATGCATCTTAAAACATGGcgctttcttttataataaccGAAAA ATGAAACGTCTCACGAGTCTAATGTGGTACCACTGGACTATAATTCAAGATAAACGAGAAATTGCAATATTAGAGAAGTATACCAACTTCTCCAGACGATTTACGATTTATCTGCTACGTAAGGATAACATAG ATATCCTTGCTTTGGGCGTGTTCACTATAATAATAGGCCACATATTCCCAGTGATTTTGGATATAATAGTGCCACTGAATTCATCTCGGCCACGACACTTCTATATCTTAGTGGAATGTTTTGTcgatgaagaaaaatatttttttttgcttttactaCATACCATTGTGACTTTAGCAATAGGAATGATGATAATATTATCCGTCGGAACTATGCTTATGAGTTACATTTTCCATGCTTGCGCAATGTTCAAAATTGCTAG CTATCGCATCGGAGATGCGGTGACCGAGAATCCTATAGAAGCATCATCTTCCCAAAAAAATCacgcaatttataaaaaagtaatcaaCGGAGTGCATATTCATCAAAAAGCTATAGA GTTTGCTGATTCGATCGTGTCTGATTTGAGAAAACCTTTTTTCGTATTGCTCTCTGTGGGGGTGGCTTCGTTAGctcttaatatatttcag GTTTTCATCGCGTTATCTACAAGTAACATGAATGAACTGTTTACAACTTTTACGTTTGTTTCCGCACAACTCTGTTATTTGTATCTAGGGAATTATGGTGGACAGATAGTTATGGACCATTATTCCGAAATATTTAATGCGAC ATATGATTCATACTGGTATACGGCACCATTGCGTGCACAGAGATTATTATTGTTCATAAT
- the LOC139810458 gene encoding uncharacterized protein isoform X5: protein MQHRGREERVIFAIVSQSSFGIRREMFAPASKYYNVNRLLLLICGLWPYQKSKVRNIQATCYLTILFSFIVLQLTTFIGAECTINLVLKVLSIVLPIIVCILKHGAFFYNNRKMKRLTSLMWYHWTIIQDKREIAILEKYTNFSRRFTIYLLRKDNIDILALGVFTIIIGHIFPVILDIIVPLNSSRPRHFYILVECFVDEEKYFFLLLLHTIVTLAIGMMIILSVGTMLMSYIFHACAMFKIASYRIGDAVTENPIEASSSQKNHAIYKKVINGVHIHQKAIEFADSIVSDLRKPFFVLLSVGVASLALNIFQVFIALSTSNMNELFTTFTFVSAQLCYLYLGNYGGQIVMDHYSEIFNATYDSYWYTAPLRAQRLLLFIMQRTSKNFSFVFGGIFVVSLKGFSTVI, encoded by the exons ATGCAACATCGTGGAAGGGAGGAAAGAGTAATTTTTGCGATAGTCTCGCAGTCGAGTTTCGGCATTCGAAGAGAGATGTTTGCCCCAGCGAGCAAGTATTATAACGTGAACCGATTGCTTTTGCTAATATGCGGTTTGTGGCCTTATCAGAAGTCAAAGGTCAGAAATATTCAGGCTACATGCTACCTCACCATTTTATTCTCCTTTATAGTGCTCCAG CTTACGACCTTCATCGGCGCAGAATGTACTATAAACCTAGTTCTGAAAGTGCTATCGATCGTTCTTCCTATAATTGTATGCATCTTAAAACATGGcgctttcttttataataaccGAAAA ATGAAACGTCTCACGAGTCTAATGTGGTACCACTGGACTATAATTCAAGATAAACGAGAAATTGCAATATTAGAGAAGTATACCAACTTCTCCAGACGATTTACGATTTATCTGCTACGTAAGGATAACATAG ATATCCTTGCTTTGGGCGTGTTCACTATAATAATAGGCCACATATTCCCAGTGATTTTGGATATAATAGTGCCACTGAATTCATCTCGGCCACGACACTTCTATATCTTAGTGGAATGTTTTGTcgatgaagaaaaatatttttttttgcttttactaCATACCATTGTGACTTTAGCAATAGGAATGATGATAATATTATCCGTCGGAACTATGCTTATGAGTTACATTTTCCATGCTTGCGCAATGTTCAAAATTGCTAG CTATCGCATCGGAGATGCGGTGACCGAGAATCCTATAGAAGCATCATCTTCCCAAAAAAATCacgcaatttataaaaaagtaatcaaCGGAGTGCATATTCATCAAAAAGCTATAGA GTTTGCTGATTCGATCGTGTCTGATTTGAGAAAACCTTTTTTCGTATTGCTCTCTGTGGGGGTGGCTTCGTTAGctcttaatatatttcag GTTTTCATCGCGTTATCTACAAGTAACATGAATGAACTGTTTACAACTTTTACGTTTGTTTCCGCACAACTCTGTTATTTGTATCTAGGGAATTATGGTGGACAGATAGTTATGGACCATTATTCCGAAATATTTAATGCGAC ATATGATTCATACTGGTATACGGCACCATTGCGTGCACAGAGATTATTATTGTTCATAAT
- the LOC139810458 gene encoding uncharacterized protein isoform X4, translating to MQHRGREERVIFAIVSQSSFGIRREMFAPASKYYNVNRLLLLICGLWPYQKSKVRNIQATCYLTILFSFIVLQLTTFIGAECTINLVLKVLSIVLPIIVCILKHGAFFYNNRKMKRLTSLMWYHWTIIQDKREIAILEKYTNFSRRFTIYLLRKDNIDILALGVFTIIIGHIFPVILDIIVPLNSSRPRHFYILVECFVDEEKYFFLLLLHTIVTLAIGMMIILSVGTMLMSYIFHACAMFKIASYRIGDAVTENPIEASSSQKNHAIYKKVINGVHIHQKAIEFADSIVSDLRKPFFVLLSVGVASLALNIFQVFIALSTSNMNELFTTFTFVSAQLCYLYLGNYGGQIVMDHYSEIFNATYDSYWYTAPLRAQRLLLFIMQRTSKNFSFVFGGIFVVSLKGFSTSLV from the exons ATGCAACATCGTGGAAGGGAGGAAAGAGTAATTTTTGCGATAGTCTCGCAGTCGAGTTTCGGCATTCGAAGAGAGATGTTTGCCCCAGCGAGCAAGTATTATAACGTGAACCGATTGCTTTTGCTAATATGCGGTTTGTGGCCTTATCAGAAGTCAAAGGTCAGAAATATTCAGGCTACATGCTACCTCACCATTTTATTCTCCTTTATAGTGCTCCAG CTTACGACCTTCATCGGCGCAGAATGTACTATAAACCTAGTTCTGAAAGTGCTATCGATCGTTCTTCCTATAATTGTATGCATCTTAAAACATGGcgctttcttttataataaccGAAAA ATGAAACGTCTCACGAGTCTAATGTGGTACCACTGGACTATAATTCAAGATAAACGAGAAATTGCAATATTAGAGAAGTATACCAACTTCTCCAGACGATTTACGATTTATCTGCTACGTAAGGATAACATAG ATATCCTTGCTTTGGGCGTGTTCACTATAATAATAGGCCACATATTCCCAGTGATTTTGGATATAATAGTGCCACTGAATTCATCTCGGCCACGACACTTCTATATCTTAGTGGAATGTTTTGTcgatgaagaaaaatatttttttttgcttttactaCATACCATTGTGACTTTAGCAATAGGAATGATGATAATATTATCCGTCGGAACTATGCTTATGAGTTACATTTTCCATGCTTGCGCAATGTTCAAAATTGCTAG CTATCGCATCGGAGATGCGGTGACCGAGAATCCTATAGAAGCATCATCTTCCCAAAAAAATCacgcaatttataaaaaagtaatcaaCGGAGTGCATATTCATCAAAAAGCTATAGA GTTTGCTGATTCGATCGTGTCTGATTTGAGAAAACCTTTTTTCGTATTGCTCTCTGTGGGGGTGGCTTCGTTAGctcttaatatatttcag GTTTTCATCGCGTTATCTACAAGTAACATGAATGAACTGTTTACAACTTTTACGTTTGTTTCCGCACAACTCTGTTATTTGTATCTAGGGAATTATGGTGGACAGATAGTTATGGACCATTATTCCGAAATATTTAATGCGAC ATATGATTCATACTGGTATACGGCACCATTGCGTGCACAGAGATTATTATTGTTCATAAT